One part of the Aneurinibacillus sp. REN35 genome encodes these proteins:
- a CDS encoding stage V sporulation protein AA, with the protein MADPTHVYVKLKGKVELPPGETIRIRHVAELVTNASSETAIRDTVLHVLRPEDGNRYVVSTIQVIAALQRTRPELCIHNIGAEQMIVEVIMRRKRINLLLVAFVWIVLFIGSGLAIMNFHTDVSMPEVHQRIYELVTGRKNMHPYIIQIPYSFGVGAGMILFFNHLFRKRFNEEPSPLELEMFLYQKNVDEYVLANEETGDRKK; encoded by the coding sequence ATGGCTGACCCAACCCACGTGTATGTAAAGCTAAAAGGAAAGGTAGAACTGCCTCCAGGCGAGACGATACGCATCCGCCACGTGGCCGAGCTGGTCACGAATGCTTCTTCTGAAACAGCCATTCGGGATACGGTGCTGCATGTCCTTCGTCCAGAAGACGGGAACCGCTATGTAGTCAGCACCATTCAGGTTATCGCGGCGCTACAGCGCACCCGTCCTGAGCTCTGCATCCATAATATTGGAGCTGAGCAGATGATTGTTGAAGTCATTATGCGAAGAAAAAGGATTAATTTGCTGTTGGTGGCGTTTGTATGGATCGTTCTGTTCATCGGCTCCGGACTTGCCATTATGAACTTCCATACGGATGTAAGTATGCCTGAAGTGCATCAGCGCATATACGAGCTGGTAACAGGGAGAAAGAACATGCATCCGTATATTATTCAGATTCCATATTCGTTCGGTGTTGGTGCGGGCATGATTTTGTTTTTTAACCATTTGTTCCGCAAGCGGTTTAATGAAGAACCAAGCCCGCTTGAGCTTGAGATGTTTTTGTATCAGAAAAATGTCGATGAATATGTGCTTGCAAATGAAGAAACAGGAGACCGAAAGAAATGA
- a CDS encoding stage V sporulation protein AB has product MMANLFLAIVGLSGGIIVGGGIVALITVLDLIPRFVQITKTNTHLVHFQWAVILGALGFTLFDFFSPPWHLSSGLLGVVGACMGIFVGFLAAALTEVLNVIPILAKRIQVYEYLYAFIMALAFGKVVGSLFHWLIYLK; this is encoded by the coding sequence ATGATGGCGAATCTGTTTCTTGCCATTGTTGGATTAAGCGGCGGAATTATTGTTGGCGGGGGAATCGTTGCGCTTATTACTGTGCTTGATCTGATCCCTAGATTTGTACAAATTACAAAGACCAACACGCACTTGGTTCATTTTCAATGGGCGGTGATTCTTGGTGCGCTTGGTTTTACTTTGTTTGATTTTTTTTCGCCGCCCTGGCATCTCTCTTCTGGCCTGCTTGGGGTGGTCGGTGCATGTATGGGGATCTTCGTCGGATTTCTGGCTGCCGCTCTGACGGAAGTACTCAATGTAATCCCCATACTCGCTAAGCGGATTCAAGTATACGAATATTTATATGCGTTTATTATGGCATTGGCTTTTGGCAAGGTTGTCGGTTCACTATTTCATTGGCTGATCTATCTTAAATGA
- the spoVAC gene encoding stage V sporulation protein AC, producing MASSVKTRNQSRLTKAQKEYNERAARYKPKPPYLKNMVKAFLVGGAICAFGQIMTNFYIRFFGFTKETAGDPTVATLIFLAVLFTGLGIYDRLGQFAGAGSAVPVTGFANSMSSAAIEHRAEGLVLGVGGNMFKLAGGVIVYGVVAALVVSVIKWLIIKI from the coding sequence ATGGCTTCTTCAGTAAAAACACGCAACCAAAGTCGGCTGACGAAAGCACAGAAGGAATACAACGAACGGGCGGCCAGGTATAAGCCCAAACCGCCGTATCTAAAAAATATGGTGAAGGCTTTTTTAGTGGGCGGAGCCATTTGTGCTTTCGGACAGATTATGACTAACTTTTATATTCGTTTTTTTGGTTTTACCAAAGAAACGGCGGGCGATCCGACTGTTGCTACATTGATTTTTCTTGCTGTGCTATTTACCGGCCTTGGAATATACGATCGGCTCGGTCAGTTTGCAGGAGCGGGCTCCGCGGTTCCGGTAACAGGCTTTGCGAATTCGATGTCATCAGCGGCAATTGAACATCGAGCGGAGGGTCTTGTGCTCGGCGTCGGAGGGAATATGTTTAAACTGGCCGGGGGTGTCATCGTATACGGTGTAGTGGCAGCGCTTGTCGTCTCGGTCATCAAATGGCTGATTATCAAAATATAA
- the spoVAD gene encoding stage V sporulation protein AD yields MRGQRQCGRQTWRFENNIRIQGSAVAVGPLEGDGPLAAEFDHIHSDMYAGQTSWEKAERYMMCQAVETAIKKSNLLESEIDIVLAGDLLNQTISSNFTASQLNIPLLGMFGACSTSMETLSVGSALVDAGYASYVVAACSSHNCTAEKQFRYPTEYGGQKPDYAQWTVTGAGAAVVGSGGMGPRITHATIGKVVDMGVKDPFDMGSAMAPAAVDTLSTHFRDTDRLPTDYDLIVTGDLGKIGYAILKDEMKDLSFDMTPVYNDCGLMIYSPDQQVFSGGSGCASSAVVTYSHIMNRLNEGSISRALICATGALFSPVSYQQGESIPCIAHAVVLEAGGV; encoded by the coding sequence ATGAGAGGACAGCGTCAATGCGGACGCCAGACGTGGCGTTTTGAAAATAATATTCGCATTCAGGGCAGCGCCGTCGCTGTGGGTCCGCTTGAAGGCGATGGGCCGCTTGCAGCCGAGTTTGACCATATTCATTCGGATATGTATGCAGGGCAGACCTCCTGGGAAAAAGCGGAGCGGTATATGATGTGTCAGGCGGTTGAGACAGCGATTAAGAAAAGTAACCTATTGGAATCCGAAATCGATATTGTTTTAGCAGGGGATCTGCTGAATCAAACGATTTCATCTAATTTTACCGCAAGTCAGCTCAATATTCCGCTGCTTGGAATGTTCGGTGCCTGTTCCACTTCAATGGAGACGCTCTCTGTTGGTTCGGCGCTTGTGGATGCAGGATATGCCTCCTATGTGGTAGCCGCGTGCAGCAGCCACAACTGTACGGCAGAGAAGCAGTTCCGCTATCCAACAGAGTATGGGGGACAGAAGCCGGATTACGCTCAATGGACTGTAACGGGCGCCGGTGCTGCCGTTGTAGGAAGCGGAGGCATGGGGCCGCGCATTACACACGCGACAATTGGCAAGGTGGTGGATATGGGTGTAAAAGACCCGTTTGATATGGGGAGTGCAATGGCACCGGCAGCAGTAGATACGCTGTCCACCCACTTCCGTGACACCGATCGGTTGCCAACGGATTATGATCTAATTGTAACAGGTGACTTAGGGAAAATCGGGTATGCGATTTTAAAGGATGAAATGAAGGATCTCTCATTTGATATGACGCCGGTATATAACGATTGTGGCCTGATGATATACAGTCCTGATCAACAGGTATTCTCAGGCGGCAGCGGATGCGCCTCTAGTGCAGTCGTTACGTACAGTCATATTATGAACCGTCTTAATGAAGGAAGCATCAGCCGCGCACTTATTTGTGCGACAGGAGCATTGTTCAGCCCCGTCAGCTATCAGCAGGGTGAGAGCATTCCGTGTATTGCGCATGCGGTTGTGCTTGAAGCGGGGGGAGTGTAG
- the spoVAE gene encoding stage V sporulation protein AE yields the protein MGQIGIAFLVGGAICVIGQILLDFVKLTPAHVMSILVASGAVLDGLGLYDPLIDFAGAGATVPITSFGHALYHGAWQEAEQSGLIGLMTGIFEVPSAGISAAIVFSFFASLIFKPKG from the coding sequence ATGGGGCAGATTGGAATCGCTTTTCTTGTCGGTGGTGCCATATGTGTAATTGGACAGATTCTGCTTGATTTTGTGAAGTTAACACCTGCCCATGTTATGAGTATTCTGGTGGCTTCCGGTGCAGTACTAGACGGCCTGGGATTGTATGATCCTTTGATCGACTTTGCCGGTGCCGGTGCAACTGTGCCTATTACAAGCTTTGGGCATGCGCTGTATCATGGCGCTTGGCAGGAGGCCGAGCAGAGCGGACTTATCGGTCTTATGACAGGTATTTTTGAAGTGCCAAGCGCAGGTATATCTGCTGCGATTGTATTCAGCTTTTTTGCCTCACTTATTTTCAAGCCCAAAGGTTAA
- a CDS encoding stage V sporulation protein AE, protein MEENGRKKRSVILITDGDIIARGTVEEVARQVGGRCISRSSGNPTPLTGQQIVALIKKACYDPVLVMFDDNGDMRMGKGEEALYYVAKHPDIDVLGAIAVASKTKGALGIRVDICIDRYGRKVKRPVNKNGFVETGNEAYIIGDTVDVLNMLHIPVIVGIGDIGKMKGKDERCIGCPVTLAAVRFILKKSGYLYKNSGN, encoded by the coding sequence ATGGAAGAAAACGGACGAAAAAAACGCAGCGTGATTCTGATTACGGACGGAGATATTATTGCGCGTGGCACAGTGGAAGAAGTAGCGCGTCAAGTAGGCGGCCGATGTATCTCCCGTTCATCCGGCAATCCTACTCCGCTAACAGGACAGCAGATCGTTGCACTCATCAAAAAAGCATGCTACGATCCTGTCCTGGTGATGTTCGATGATAACGGTGATATGCGCATGGGAAAGGGGGAGGAAGCGCTCTATTATGTCGCTAAGCATCCGGATATTGATGTGCTTGGCGCCATCGCGGTCGCTTCTAAAACAAAGGGGGCGCTCGGTATACGTGTCGATATTTGCATTGATCGATACGGGCGTAAGGTGAAGCGTCCGGTCAATAAAAATGGGTTCGTGGAGACCGGGAATGAAGCATATATTATAGGAGATACAGTGGATGTGCTCAATATGTTGCATATTCCGGTGATTGTAGGTATTGGTGATATCGGAAAGATGAAGGGAAAGGATGAGAGGTGCATAGGCTGTCCGGTTACCCTGGCTGCCGTGCGCTTCATTCTAAAGAAAAGCGGGTATCTCTACAAAAATTCGGGAAATTGA
- the lysA gene encoding diaminopimelate decarboxylase: protein MFLHGTSRVNGRGHLAIGGCDTTDLVRTYGSPLYVYDEALLREKCRAYVQAFEASGFRFQVAYASKAFMCMAMCQIVLEENMSLDVVSSGELYTALEAGFPADRIHFHGNNKTEEELVMALDAGIGCFVVDNFFELELLHDLAEKKGQVVPILLRLTPGIEAHTHDYISTGQDDSKFGFGVSSGQALQAVKLSLAKPFYKLLGIHSHIGSQIFETTGFVGAVEVLGAFLEQVRTETNYEVEVLNLGGGFGIRYTEEDDPLPVGEYIRVITEEVRRQFTDKSYPLPEIWIEPGRSIVGDAGTTLYTVGSVKEIPGIRKYVAIDGGMSDNIRPALYQAKYEAMLANRAVEDPTETVSIAGKCCESGDMLIWDYKLPQAVPGDILAISCTGAYGYSMANNYNRIRRPAVVFVKDGRAEVAVERESYEDLIKNDRVFTRVLSRTL, encoded by the coding sequence GTGTTTTTACATGGAACGAGCAGAGTAAACGGAAGGGGACACCTCGCCATAGGCGGCTGTGATACGACGGACTTGGTTCGTACGTATGGATCGCCATTGTATGTATATGATGAAGCACTGCTGCGTGAGAAGTGCCGCGCATACGTGCAGGCCTTTGAAGCGAGCGGTTTTCGCTTTCAGGTCGCTTATGCGAGCAAAGCTTTCATGTGCATGGCGATGTGTCAGATCGTGTTAGAAGAGAATATGTCACTTGATGTGGTATCAAGCGGTGAGTTGTATACTGCCCTTGAAGCTGGATTCCCGGCCGATCGGATTCATTTCCACGGCAATAATAAGACAGAAGAAGAATTGGTCATGGCGCTTGATGCCGGGATCGGCTGTTTTGTGGTCGATAACTTCTTTGAATTGGAACTGCTGCATGATTTGGCCGAGAAAAAAGGCCAAGTTGTTCCGATCCTACTGCGCTTGACGCCAGGAATTGAGGCGCATACACATGATTATATCTCTACCGGGCAGGATGATTCAAAGTTCGGCTTTGGGGTGTCGAGTGGTCAAGCGTTGCAAGCAGTGAAGCTGTCGCTTGCAAAACCTTTCTATAAGCTGCTTGGTATTCATTCTCATATTGGCTCGCAGATCTTTGAGACGACAGGCTTTGTTGGTGCGGTTGAAGTTTTGGGTGCTTTCCTTGAGCAGGTGCGCACCGAGACGAATTATGAAGTGGAAGTGCTTAATCTAGGCGGTGGATTCGGTATTCGGTATACCGAAGAGGATGATCCGCTCCCGGTAGGCGAGTACATTCGAGTCATTACAGAAGAAGTACGCCGTCAGTTTACGGATAAATCATATCCACTGCCGGAGATCTGGATCGAGCCGGGTCGCAGCATCGTAGGGGATGCCGGTACGACACTGTATACGGTTGGTTCGGTAAAAGAAATTCCAGGCATTCGCAAGTACGTGGCAATTGATGGCGGCATGTCAGATAACATTCGTCCTGCTCTCTATCAGGCGAAATATGAAGCAATGCTTGCTAATCGAGCTGTGGAAGATCCCACGGAAACGGTATCGATTGCCGGAAAATGCTGTGAGAGTGGCGATATGTTAATTTGGGACTACAAGCTTCCTCAAGCTGTGCCGGGTGATATTCTTGCTATCTCCTGCACGGGAGCATATGGCTATTCGATGGCTAACAATTATAATCGCATTCGCCGTCCGGCGGTTGTGTTCGTTAAAGACGGACGCGCCGAGGTGGCGGTGGAGAGAGAGTCATACGAAGACCTCATTAAAAACGATCGCGTGTTTACTCGCGTACTAAGCCGCACACTATAA